A window of Oncorhynchus keta strain PuntledgeMale-10-30-2019 unplaced genomic scaffold, Oket_V2 Un_contig_4189_pilon_pilon, whole genome shotgun sequence genomic DNA:
agaagagaagaagaagaagaggagaagaagaagaagaggagaagaagaagagaagaagaagaagaagagaagaagaagaggaagaggaagaagaagaagaagaagaagaagaagaagaagaagaggaagaagaagaagaagaagaagaagaagaaggagaagaagaagaagaggagaagaagaagaagaagaagagaagaagaagaagaagagaagaagaagaagaggagaagaagaagaagaggagaagaagaagaagaagaagaagaagaagaagagaagaagaagaagaagagaagaagaagaagaggagaagaagaagaagaggagaagaagaagaagaagagaagaagaagaagaagagaagaagaagaagaagaagaagaagaggaggaggtctgTCTTACTTTATAAGTGAAGGTCTCAGCGTGGAAGTGGACAGTGTGAATGTCGACCTCGTTGCCCATCCCTAGTAGATACCAGTCCACTGTCTGGCCATTAGACATGGTCAGACCATGAAGGTTTCCATACAGCTTACCATttatacctacacacacacacagacccacacacacaggcacacaggcacacagacacacacaccacccacacacacacacaataatactCCTTAATACCATTGCAGTCaacatgatctctctctctcagcctcttgtCTGTATATTAATACAGGTGTCAGTACTACATCAGTCAACATGATCTCTCAGCCTGTGTCTTTGTTGGTTCCCAATCATACTATGTATCTTtcctcctgaagtgtgcactctcACTACTCTCCACAAATATAAAAGCAATAGTGTAGGAATGGGCAAGAAGGAGTTTCCAAATACTGTAATTTCCTTTCAAATCCATGAAGGGAAGTGCAAATctagggaggaaggagagaatattggtacacactcactctcttcttctccctcccgctccccctcctcttctcacctcccctcctccctccccctcctcctctccctccctcttctcctccctcccctctccccctccccctctcctcctcctctcctcctccctcctcctcctcctctccccctccctcttccctcctctcccctccccttcccctcctcctcctcctcctccctccctccctctcgatcCCCTCCCtatccatcctccctctccccctcctctccttacatcctgtccctctccccctctccccctcctctccctccccctctctctcctcaccgtgCATCTTGTTGCTCTCTATAAAGTTGTCGTCCACGGTGAAGTTACTGGGGTCAGTGTGGAGGTAAGTTCTGATGTTGTCTTCCAGGTACCAGGACTCATTCTCATCAAACACCATGAAGAGCAGAGCAAACTCCCTCTCCAcgtccctcctcttcctcgtccCCTCCTCAGCTCCACGCTGCAGTACTCCCTGTCTGCAGACCACCAGGGGACCCAAGAGACCGCTGAACACGTCCTGAAGGACAGATAGAGAGGCTTACTggatacaggcagacacacacattctcaggagttctataggtaaacacacacacaccttgacgAAGTCAACAGTAGAGTAGTACGCGTAGGAGATACAGTTAGGATCAGAGACTCCTGGACCAGAGCTCTCTGGGACCTCCCATCTGAACTCTGTCATGTATCCTGGGGatgagagaatagaggagaggagaggagaggaggagagagatggagaggggaaaaggagaggaggagagagatggagaggaggagaggggaaaaggagaggaggagaggaggagaggggaaaaggagaggaggagagagatggagaggaggagacgggaaaaggagaggaggagagagatggagaggggaaaaggagaggaggagaggaggagaggggaaaaggagaagaggagaggggaaaaggagaggaggagagagatggagaggaggagaggggaaaaggagaggaggagagagatggagaggggaaaaggagaggaggagagagatggagaggagaggggaaaaggagaagaggagaggggaaaaggagaggaggagagagatggagaggaggagaggggaaaaggagaggaggagagagatggagagggaaaaggagaagaggagaggggaaaaggagaggaggagaggggaaaaggagaggaggagagagatggagaggaggagacgggaaaaggagaggaggagagagatggagaggggaaaaggagaggaggagagagatggagaggggaaaaggagaggaggagagagatggagaggaggagaggggaaaaggagaggaggagagagatggagaggggaaaaggagaggaggagagagatggagaggaggagaggggaaaaggagaggaggagagagatggagaggggaaaaggagaagaggagagaggaggagaggggaaaaggagaagaggagaggggaaaaggagaggaggagagagatggagaggaggagaggggaaaaggagaggaggagagagatggagaggggaaaaggagaggagagagagatggagaggaggagaggggaaaaggagaagaggagaggggaaaaggagaggaggagagagatggagaggaggagaggggaaaaggagaggaggagagagatggagaggggaaaaggagaagaggagaggggaaaaggagaggaggagagagatggagaggaggagaggggaaaaggagaggaggagagagatggagaggggaaaaggagaagaggagaggaggagagaggaaaaggagaggaggagagagatggagaggggaaaaggagaagaggagaggaggagagagatggagaggggaaaaggagaagaggagaggaggagagagatggagaggggaaaaggagaagaggagaggaggagagagatggagaggggaaaaggagaagaggagaggggaaaaggagaggaggagagcggaaaaggagaggaggagataaaaAGGGGAGGAGCACACAGACATTAACATGGACCGTTGTTGGTTGGacaggtgtgtctgtgtctgtgatgtccactctgtgtgtttgtatagagtACGGCcggcagtgtgtttgtgtgtgtgttttacctggctggacaggtgtgtgtgtgtcggtagtGACCACTCCGTGAGCGTGTATAGAGTACGGACGGCTGGCTCTGTTCTTAAAGGTGATCAGaacctcctctcccacctccaccCTGATGATAGGACCTGTAGGaacgacacacaaacacaccagtaACCGTATCAATCCCAGCTAGCGCATAAACGTTCTgggaaccatatgtttcttagtgcttggtgagagcatggttgtcctatggttatttagCCTACAACCTTCTGGGAACCACATGTTTCTTAGTGCTTGCTGAGAgcatggttgtcctatggttatttagCCTACAACCTTCTGGGAACCACATGTTTCTTAGTGCTTGCTGAGAgcatggttgtcctatggttatttagcctacaaccttcccacaaccttctgggaaccatatgtttcttagtgcttggtgagagcatggttgtcctatggttatttagCCTACAACCTTCTgggaaccatatgtttcttagtgCTTGCTGAGAGCATGGTTGTCCTACGGTTATTTAGCCTACAaccttggctttggaacattctcagcacatttaaggaacttgacaatAAAACGCTATTTTCTTAGGTATTTCGTtccttttaacagaatgtttgttCACATTTAATTAACATTTTGGAAAAGGTTCTAGGaatgttctccaactggtttgacattgggaaagttctcaaatagttcagagaacgttaagaaacaacgttcttccGTGGTAATTTCAGTGGCGTCATcacggccataccactgtgagtcatcagggccataccactgtgagtcatcagggccataccactgtgagtcatcagggccataccactgtgagtcatcagggccataccactgagtcatcagggccataccactgtgagccaccagggccataccactgagtcatcagggccataccactgtgagccaccagggccataccactgagtcatcagggccataccactgtgagtcatcagggccataccactgagtcatcagggccataccactgagtcatcagggccataccactgtgagtcatcagggccataccactgtgagccaccagggccataccactgagtcatcagggccataccactgagtcatcagggccataccactgtgagtcatcagggccataccactgtgagtcatcagggccataccactgagtcatcagggccataccactgtgagtcatcagggccataccactgtgagtcatcagggccataccactgagtcatcagggccataccactgtgagtcatcagggccataccactgtgagtcatcacggccataccactgtgagtcatcagggccataccactgtgagtcatcagggccataccactgtgagtcatcagggccataccactgtgagtcatcagggccataccactgtgagtcatcagggccataccactgtgagtcatcagggccataccactgtgagtcatcagggccataccactgtgagtcatcagggccataccgctgtgagtcatcagggccataccgctgtgagtcatcagggccataccgctgtgagccaccagggccataccactgtgagtcatcagggccataccactgtgagtcatcagggccataccactgtgagtcatcagggccataccactgtgagccaCCAGGGCCATACCGcagtgagtcatcagggccataccactgtgagtcatcagggccataccactgtgagtcatcagggccataccactgtgagtcatcagggccataccactgtgagtcatcagggccataccgcagtgagtcatcagggccataccactgtgagcaaccagggccataccactgtgagtcatcagggccataccgctgtgagtcatcagggccataccactgagagtcatcagggccataccactgagtcatcagggccataccgctgagtcatcagggccataccgctgtgagtcatcagggccataccgctgtgagccaccagggccataccactgtgagccaccagggccataccactgtgagtcatcagggccataccgctgtgagtcatcagggccataccgctgtgagccaccagggccataccactgtgagccaccagggccataccactgtgagtcatcagggccataccgctgtgagccaccagggccataccactgtgagccaccagggccataccactgtgagtcatcagggccataccgctgagtcatcagggccataccgctgtgagccaccagggccataccactgtgagccaccagggccataccactgtgagtcatcagggccatactgCTGTGAGCCACCAGGGCCATAccgctgtgagtcatcagggccataccactgtgagtcatcagggccataccactgtgagtcatcagggccataccac
This region includes:
- the LOC127924519 gene encoding hephaestin-like — encoded protein: VFEVSCRVTDHYNGGMRQQYSVKPCSPESSVKHTHARASSVVRYYISAEEVEWDYSPNRAWELEKHHATEEDSPGSIFVGRGENRIGPRYKKAVYRQYTDDTFRTQTELQPEQLHLGILGPIIRVEVGEEVLITFKNRASRPYSIHAHGVVTTDTHTPVQPGYMTEFRWEVPESSGPGVSDPNCISYAYYSTVDFVKDVFSGLLGPLVVCRQGVLQRGAEEGTRKRRDVEREFALLFMVFDENESWYLEDNIRTYLHTDPSNFTVDDNFIESNKMHGINGKLYGNLHGLTMSNGQTVDWYLLGMGNEVDIHTVHFHAETFTYKMDSVHRADVFDLFPGTFQTVQMTAGNPGTWLLHCHVADHIHAGMETTFTITEKTSHAPGIGGSISTLLLPLLLTLLH